One segment of Pan paniscus chromosome 20, NHGRI_mPanPan1-v2.0_pri, whole genome shotgun sequence DNA contains the following:
- the LOC129394721 gene encoding orphan sodium- and chloride-dependent neurotransmitter transporter NTT5-like, with translation MYFFMLLLFGIPLLYMEVIMGQWLHVDNIRVWKQLVPWLCSMSYAHSLVNEGPSPRPSPISLCGLQVSAHRVHPQVCASVSLYNSTIISWNFFYSFAHPLPWDHCPLVKNISVTDWAHQYFLYHTTLHASDHSEEAAEALVLNRSLGRLLSRDHRDLDFNASKLP, from the exons ATGTACTTCTTCATGCTTCTCTTATTCGGGATCCCGCTCTTATACATGGAGGTGATCATGGGGCAGTGGCTGCATGTGGACAACATCCGGGTCTGGAAGCAGCTTGTCCCCTGGCTGTGCAGCATGAGCTATGCTCACAGTCTGGTAAATGAGGGACCCAGCCCCAGGCCATCCCCGATCTCCCTCTGTGGTCTCCAGGTCTCTGCCCACCGTGTCCACCCCCAGGTGTGCGCCTCGGTGAGCTTGTACAACAGCACCATCATCTCCTGGAATTTCTTCTACTCCTTTGCTCACCCCCTGCCCTGGGACCACTGCCCACTGGTGAAGAACATCAGTGTCACTG ACTGGGCCCACCAGTACTTCTTGTACCACACTACCCTCCATGCCTCGGACCACAGTGAAGAAGCGGCTGAAGCCCTCGTCCTGAACCGCAGCCTGGGTCGTCTTCTCAGTCGTGATCACAGGGATTTGGATTTCAACGCCAGTAAGCTCCCCTGA